In the Streptomyces sp. NBC_00525 genome, one interval contains:
- a CDS encoding sensor histidine kinase has translation MQGRFKRDGSAPAEQEPRGGTDRGSSPQHAQNPAPAAAGDHGDRERHPGAAPAAGGESEQAAAPKARGPVNTGSRLALRNWRISTRLVSLLALPVVAATTLGGLRINDSMNDIQQLEHMQLLTSMTKQATALAQALQEERDKTAGPLSNNVPATDFKVTEPRKKTDRAKAAFFDATDEIGDTQGDETLESIRNSVQQIAAQVGAIRDIREEAYAKGSPSLQTIDAYSQLITSLLSLSQDMAQATSSPEMIKRTRALAAFSSAKEYASIQRAVIAAALPTNDEQKPDLDRNDQQYGQAAQRKEAAATTTFTTIYSSTGQNAEQLTASLQGGHPDIKAAETYAKKMLENPTAVSGPSSRRSYMNWYDQDTTKINAMKLVEETLLSDMESKARELRDESQREAIISGALILLVLGVSLVGAFVVARSMIRSLRRLQDTATRVAQDRLPELVKQLSESDPQDVDTSVESVGVHSRDEIGKVAAAFDDVHREAVRLAAEQALLRGNVNAMFTNLSRRSQGLIQRQLSLISELESREADPDQLSSLFKLDHLATRMRRNGENLLVLAGEEPGRRWTRPVPLVDVLRAAASEVEQYERIELAAVPATEVAGRVVNDLVHLLAELLENATSFSSPQTKVRVTGHALPDGRVLVEIHDTGIGLSPEDLAAINERLASPPTVDVSVSRRMGLFVVGRLSLRHGIRIQLRPSDSGGTTALVMLPVDVAHGGKQPAPKQAPGQQAPGGLLAGGNGGPGQQGRAVSGPGGPQRGQVAPGSGPRAALPSRDGNRPNPPGGPGAQESAFQNPQGRPAQDGPRQGGGLAGAFGGARLGARGDGGGDANRPSLFDQRRPEPSGPARQVPHPQPQQPRFDQGGQDGRGAFDAPRGPAQDERRLPPVGGPRAELPGGTPAAGGQDNGFPAPQRPQTTSWGTDAPRGHEESENTGAFRRPAGPQSPADDRQGPGATAEFARPDFSAPAPGRPNGPQQPPQQQHTGSYGNGPQSPDLTSTSQFARPDFGAPQQPAPRPRDGQDFGAPRPPMAAPAPEAPFRPALPQQPQQPEALPPASGPGDGRTPLYDTLETNWFRGPQPGAPQQPPAAPERSQEVPSQPVQEPPAPAPQPQRTLGDSGATSAWRASPNDEIVRQAERVKKPAAGGITTSGLPRRVPRANLVPGTAQQQNHQSGPQVSRAPDDVRGRLTNLRRGIQQGRQAGSGQTGSFPLGPTHHEER, from the coding sequence GTGCAGGGACGTTTCAAGAGGGATGGCAGCGCTCCGGCGGAACAGGAGCCGCGCGGCGGGACCGACCGCGGTTCCTCGCCCCAGCACGCCCAGAACCCCGCACCGGCCGCGGCCGGTGATCACGGCGACCGCGAACGGCACCCCGGTGCCGCACCGGCCGCCGGCGGCGAGTCCGAACAGGCCGCCGCGCCCAAGGCGCGGGGCCCGGTCAACACCGGCTCGCGCCTGGCGCTGCGCAACTGGCGCATCAGCACGCGCCTGGTCTCCCTGCTGGCCCTGCCCGTGGTCGCCGCGACCACACTCGGCGGTCTGCGCATCAACGACTCCATGAACGACATCCAGCAGCTGGAGCACATGCAGCTGCTGACCAGCATGACGAAGCAGGCGACCGCCCTGGCGCAGGCGCTCCAGGAGGAGCGCGACAAGACGGCGGGTCCGCTCTCCAACAACGTCCCGGCCACCGACTTCAAGGTCACCGAGCCGCGCAAGAAGACCGACCGGGCGAAGGCCGCGTTCTTCGACGCGACGGACGAGATCGGCGACACCCAGGGCGACGAGACCCTGGAGAGCATCCGCAACAGCGTCCAGCAGATCGCCGCACAGGTCGGTGCCATTCGCGACATCCGCGAAGAGGCGTACGCCAAGGGCAGTCCGAGTCTCCAGACGATCGACGCCTACAGCCAGCTGATCACCTCGCTGCTGAGCCTCTCCCAGGACATGGCGCAGGCGACCAGCAGCCCCGAGATGATCAAGCGGACCCGTGCGCTCGCGGCGTTCTCCTCCGCCAAGGAGTACGCCTCGATCCAGCGCGCGGTCATCGCCGCCGCACTGCCGACCAACGACGAACAGAAGCCCGACCTCGACCGCAACGACCAGCAGTACGGGCAGGCCGCGCAGCGCAAGGAAGCCGCCGCCACCACCACGTTCACCACGATCTACTCCTCCACCGGCCAGAACGCCGAGCAGCTGACCGCGTCGCTGCAGGGCGGACATCCGGACATCAAGGCGGCGGAGACGTACGCCAAGAAGATGCTGGAGAACCCGACCGCCGTGAGCGGTCCCTCCTCGCGCCGTTCGTACATGAACTGGTACGACCAGGACACCACCAAGATCAACGCCATGAAGCTGGTCGAGGAGACCCTGCTCAGCGACATGGAGAGCAAGGCCCGCGAGCTGCGCGACGAGTCGCAGCGCGAGGCGATCATCTCCGGTGCGCTGATCCTGCTCGTCCTCGGCGTCTCTCTGGTCGGCGCCTTCGTGGTGGCCCGGTCCATGATCCGCTCGCTGCGCCGTCTCCAGGACACCGCGACCCGCGTCGCCCAGGACCGCCTGCCCGAGCTGGTCAAGCAGCTCTCCGAGTCCGACCCGCAGGACGTGGACACCTCCGTCGAGTCGGTCGGCGTCCACTCCCGCGACGAGATCGGGAAGGTGGCCGCGGCCTTCGACGACGTGCACCGCGAGGCGGTCCGGCTCGCCGCCGAGCAGGCCCTGCTGCGGGGCAACGTCAACGCGATGTTCACCAACCTCTCGCGCCGGTCGCAGGGCCTCATCCAGCGCCAGCTCTCGCTCATCTCCGAGCTGGAGTCGCGCGAGGCCGACCCGGACCAGCTGTCCTCGCTCTTCAAGCTCGACCACCTCGCGACCCGAATGCGCCGGAACGGCGAAAACCTCCTCGTCCTCGCGGGCGAGGAGCCGGGCCGCCGCTGGACCCGGCCCGTTCCGCTCGTCGACGTGCTCCGCGCCGCCGCGTCCGAGGTGGAGCAGTACGAGCGCATCGAACTGGCCGCGGTGCCCGCCACCGAGGTCGCCGGCCGGGTCGTCAACGACCTCGTGCACCTGCTCGCCGAGCTGCTGGAGAACGCCACCTCGTTCTCCTCGCCGCAGACGAAGGTCCGGGTCACCGGTCACGCGCTGCCCGACGGCCGGGTGCTCGTCGAGATCCACGACACCGGCATCGGCCTGTCCCCGGAGGACCTGGCGGCGATCAACGAGCGGCTCGCCTCGCCGCCCACCGTGGACGTCTCCGTCTCCCGCCGCATGGGTCTGTTCGTGGTCGGCCGGCTCTCCCTGCGTCACGGCATCCGCATCCAGCTGCGCCCCTCCGACTCGGGCGGCACCACCGCGCTGGTCATGCTCCCGGTCGACGTCGCGCACGGCGGCAAGCAGCCGGCCCCGAAGCAGGCGCCCGGCCAGCAGGCCCCCGGCGGGCTGCTCGCGGGCGGCAACGGCGGCCCCGGCCAGCAGGGCCGGGCCGTCAGCGGCCCCGGCGGCCCCCAGCGCGGCCAGGTCGCGCCCGGCAGCGGCCCCCGCGCCGCGCTGCCCTCCCGCGACGGCAACCGCCCGAACCCGCCGGGCGGACCGGGCGCGCAGGAGTCGGCGTTCCAGAACCCGCAGGGCCGCCCGGCCCAGGACGGCCCCCGTCAGGGCGGCGGCCTCGCCGGTGCGTTCGGCGGTGCCCGGCTCGGCGCCCGGGGCGACGGCGGCGGCGACGCGAACCGGCCCAGCCTGTTCGACCAGCGGCGCCCCGAGCCGAGCGGTCCCGCCCGGCAGGTCCCGCACCCGCAGCCCCAGCAGCCCCGGTTCGACCAGGGCGGCCAGGACGGCCGCGGTGCCTTCGACGCGCCGCGCGGCCCGGCCCAGGACGAGCGCCGGCTCCCGCCCGTGGGCGGCCCGCGCGCCGAACTGCCCGGCGGCACCCCGGCCGCAGGCGGCCAGGACAACGGCTTCCCGGCCCCGCAGCGCCCCCAGACGACGAGTTGGGGCACCGACGCGCCGCGCGGCCACGAGGAGTCGGAGAACACCGGCGCCTTCCGCCGGCCGGCCGGCCCGCAGTCCCCGGCGGACGACCGTCAGGGGCCCGGTGCCACCGCGGAGTTCGCCCGGCCGGACTTCTCGGCCCCGGCGCCCGGCCGGCCGAACGGCCCGCAGCAGCCGCCGCAGCAGCAGCACACCGGCTCGTACGGCAACGGCCCGCAGAGCCCGGACCTGACGAGCACCTCGCAGTTCGCCCGTCCGGACTTCGGCGCCCCGCAGCAGCCGGCGCCCCGGCCGCGCGACGGGCAGGACTTCGGCGCGCCGCGTCCGCCCATGGCGGCCCCGGCCCCCGAGGCCCCGTTCCGTCCGGCGCTGCCGCAGCAGCCGCAGCAGCCCGAAGCGCTGCCGCCGGCCTCCGGGCCCGGCGACGGCCGCACCCCGCTGTACGACACGCTGGAGACCAACTGGTTCCGCGGTCCGCAGCCGGGGGCCCCGCAGCAGCCGCCCGCCGCACCGGAGCGGTCCCAGGAGGTCCCGTCGCAGCCCGTGCAGGAGCCGCCGGCTCCCGCGCCGCAGCCGCAGCGGACGCTCGGGGACAGCGGTGCGACGAGCGCCTGGCGCGCCTCGCCGAACGACGAGATCGTCCGGCAGGCGGAGCGTGTGAAGAAGCCCGCAGCGGGCGGAATCACCACATCCGGTCTGCCTCGGCGGGTCCCGCGCGCCAACCTGGTGCCGGGTACCGCCCAGCAGCAGAACCATCAGTCCGGCCCGCAGGTCTCGCGGGCGCCCGATGATGTACGCGGGCGTCTGACCAATCTCCGCCGGGGCATCCAGCAGGGGCGCCAGGCGGGGAGCGGCCAGACCGGAAGTTTCCCCCTCGGCCCTACTCACCATGAGGAGCGTTAG
- a CDS encoding fumarylacetoacetate hydrolase family protein, whose product MRIARFSIDGNVAFGAVEGDGPDGLVLDIIKGIPYSEFELSGTKVPLNKVRLLPPVLPNKVVAIGRNYAEHAAELGHEVPDVPVAFLKPTTSVIGSGDAIEYPSFSDEVHHEAELAVVIGRMCREVPRERVKDVVFGYTCANDVTARDAQKREKQWARAKGFDTSCPLGPWVETDLDPRDLAIQATVNGEQRQLGRTSDMIRSIEDLVVHITEAMTLLPGDVILTGTPAGVGPLHVGDEVAVTIEGIGTLTNKVIKRG is encoded by the coding sequence GTGCGCATCGCCAGGTTCTCCATCGACGGCAATGTCGCCTTCGGCGCGGTCGAGGGCGACGGGCCCGACGGTCTCGTCCTCGACATCATCAAGGGCATCCCGTACTCGGAGTTCGAGCTCTCCGGGACCAAGGTCCCGCTGAACAAGGTGCGGCTGCTGCCGCCCGTGCTCCCCAACAAGGTCGTGGCCATCGGCCGCAACTACGCGGAGCACGCCGCCGAACTCGGCCACGAGGTCCCCGACGTCCCCGTCGCCTTCCTCAAGCCCACCACCTCGGTGATCGGCTCCGGCGACGCCATCGAGTACCCCTCCTTCTCCGACGAGGTCCACCACGAGGCCGAGCTGGCCGTGGTCATCGGCCGGATGTGCCGCGAAGTGCCGCGCGAGCGGGTCAAGGACGTCGTCTTCGGCTACACCTGCGCCAACGACGTCACCGCCCGCGACGCCCAGAAGCGCGAGAAGCAGTGGGCGCGGGCCAAGGGCTTCGACACCTCCTGCCCCCTCGGCCCCTGGGTGGAGACCGACCTCGACCCCCGCGACCTCGCCATCCAGGCCACCGTCAACGGCGAGCAACGCCAGCTCGGCCGGACGAGCGACATGATCCGGAGCATCGAGGACCTGGTCGTCCACATCACGGAAGCAATGACGCTGCTTCCGGGCGACGTGATCCTCACCGGCACTCCGGCGGGGGTCGGACCCCTCCACGTCGGCGACGAGGTCGCCGTCACCATCGAAGGCATCGGCACTCTCACCAACAAGGTGATCAAGCGTGGCTAA
- the gltX gene encoding glutamate--tRNA ligase yields MANAAVRVRFCPSPTGNPHVGLVRTALFNWAFARHHQGTLVFRIEDTDAARDSEESYEQLLDAMRWLGLDWDEGPEVGGPHGPYRQSQRMDIYKDVADKLLAGGYAYPCYCTTEELDTRRDAARAAGRPSGYDGHCRDLTAERKAAYEAEGRASIVRFRMPDEAITFTDLVRGDITVQPENVPDYGIVRANGAPLYTLVNPVDDALMEITHVLRGEDLLSSTPRQIALYRALIELGVAKDIPAFGHLPYVMGEGNKKLSKRDPQASLNLYRERGFVREGLLNYLSLLGWSIAEDRDIFDIDEMVAAFDIEDVNANPARFDLKKCEHVNAEHIRRLDVKTFTEACGPWLKAPFAPWAPESFDAEVFAEIAPHAQTRVTVLSEITANVDFLFLDEPVRDEASWAKAMKEGSDALLVTARAALLAADWNADALKAAVLAAGEQHGLKLGKAQAPVRVAVTGRTIGLPLFESLEILGRDRTIARIDAALARLAA; encoded by the coding sequence GTGGCTAACGCAGCAGTACGAGTACGTTTCTGTCCCTCCCCGACCGGCAACCCCCATGTCGGCCTGGTCCGGACGGCCCTCTTCAACTGGGCCTTCGCCCGGCACCACCAGGGCACCCTGGTCTTCCGCATCGAGGACACCGACGCCGCGCGCGACTCCGAGGAGTCCTACGAGCAGCTCCTCGACGCCATGCGCTGGCTCGGCCTCGACTGGGACGAGGGCCCCGAGGTCGGCGGCCCGCACGGCCCCTACCGCCAGTCGCAGCGGATGGACATCTACAAGGACGTCGCCGACAAGCTCCTGGCCGGCGGCTACGCGTACCCCTGCTACTGCACCACGGAGGAGCTGGACACCCGCCGCGACGCCGCCCGCGCCGCCGGCCGCCCCTCCGGCTACGACGGCCACTGCCGCGATCTCACCGCCGAGCGGAAGGCCGCGTACGAGGCCGAGGGCCGCGCGTCGATCGTCCGGTTCCGGATGCCCGACGAGGCGATCACCTTCACCGACCTGGTCCGCGGCGACATCACCGTGCAGCCGGAGAACGTCCCGGACTACGGCATCGTCCGCGCCAACGGCGCCCCGCTGTACACGCTGGTCAACCCGGTGGACGACGCGCTGATGGAGATCACCCACGTCCTGCGCGGCGAGGACCTGCTCTCCTCCACCCCGCGCCAGATCGCCCTCTACCGGGCGCTCATCGAGCTGGGCGTGGCCAAGGACATCCCCGCCTTCGGACACCTGCCGTACGTCATGGGCGAGGGCAACAAGAAGCTCTCCAAGCGCGACCCGCAGGCCTCGCTCAACCTCTACCGCGAGCGCGGCTTCGTCCGCGAGGGGCTGCTCAACTACCTCTCGCTGCTGGGCTGGTCCATCGCCGAGGACCGCGACATCTTCGACATCGACGAGATGGTCGCCGCCTTCGACATCGAGGACGTCAACGCCAACCCGGCCCGCTTCGACCTCAAGAAGTGCGAGCACGTCAACGCGGAGCACATCCGCCGGCTGGACGTGAAGACCTTCACCGAGGCGTGCGGCCCCTGGCTGAAGGCGCCGTTCGCCCCCTGGGCCCCGGAGTCCTTCGACGCCGAGGTGTTCGCCGAGATCGCCCCGCACGCCCAGACCCGCGTCACGGTGCTCTCCGAGATCACCGCCAACGTGGACTTCCTGTTCCTGGACGAGCCGGTGCGCGACGAGGCGTCCTGGGCCAAGGCGATGAAGGAGGGCTCCGACGCCCTCCTCGTCACGGCCCGCGCCGCACTGCTCGCCGCCGACTGGAACGCGGACGCCCTCAAGGCCGCCGTCCTCGCCGCCGGTGAGCAGCACGGCCTCAAGCTCGGCAAGGCCCAGGCCCCGGTCCGCGTCGCCGTCACCGGCCGCACGATCGGCCTGCCCCTCTTCGAGTCCCTGGAGATCCTCGGCCGCGACCGCACGATCGCCCGCATCGACGCGGCCCTGGCCAGGCTGGCCGCGTAA
- a CDS encoding alpha/beta hydrolase, with protein MPELFAQLLRQDFSDLEAAADSWQKLAAALDDTRTGSGKRVSGPLHKAGWAGVAAHYGFAALEATESKLLTARTNARLLGTVLGTFSTRMQEAQRKLRHAVSDAESAGHTVTEDGWVEARHVVDPAYHNDPEYAGAQQRANAGLGGFRARIDATLAEARQVSDEATGLLRQIDPFDLDKQYGGAQAAEDAERVGKFAGLSREDIPDGKHPQRAADWWAGLTAGERAFYLAAFPDEIGGLDGLPATARDDANRMVLDSRLNDYALREGDLGHHDRAGYRGLAALKDRLDLEDAAPAHKRLYLLGFDTSKDGRAIVAVGNPDTARHTAVQVPGTSNQLDNVDGQINRASKLQDAAADWTGPAGPRDIAVVSWLDYNAPEARFNSVVDLELNLGIATQGRAQDGAEDLRDFTHGLRAAHEGERSHLTVLSHSYGSTVVGAADSAGRGLDADDMVVVGSPGMAVGRADQLHIDPEHLYVGTAKDDWVSNTFGDTTLGADPKEAEFGAQRMYVDTTGHGGYWDDGSRSLENQGRIIAGLTPRNGSTG; from the coding sequence GTGCCCGAGCTCTTCGCACAGCTTCTGCGACAGGACTTCTCGGATCTGGAGGCCGCCGCCGACTCCTGGCAGAAGCTGGCTGCCGCGCTGGACGATACCCGGACCGGCAGCGGCAAGCGCGTCTCGGGGCCGCTGCACAAGGCGGGCTGGGCGGGGGTCGCGGCCCACTACGGCTTCGCCGCGCTCGAAGCCACCGAGAGCAAGCTGCTGACCGCGCGGACGAACGCGCGGCTCCTCGGGACCGTCCTGGGTACGTTCAGCACCCGCATGCAGGAGGCCCAGCGCAAGCTGCGCCACGCCGTGTCCGACGCCGAGTCGGCCGGCCACACCGTGACCGAGGACGGCTGGGTCGAGGCGAGACATGTGGTCGACCCGGCCTATCACAACGACCCGGAGTACGCGGGCGCCCAGCAACGGGCCAATGCCGGGCTCGGCGGGTTCCGGGCCCGCATCGACGCGACACTGGCGGAAGCCCGGCAGGTCAGCGACGAGGCGACCGGACTCCTGCGCCAGATCGACCCGTTCGATCTGGACAAGCAGTACGGCGGCGCCCAGGCGGCCGAGGACGCGGAGCGGGTCGGGAAGTTCGCGGGTCTCAGCCGGGAGGACATCCCGGACGGCAAGCATCCGCAGCGGGCGGCCGACTGGTGGGCGGGCCTCACCGCAGGGGAACGCGCGTTCTACCTGGCGGCTTTCCCGGACGAGATCGGCGGGCTCGACGGCCTCCCCGCGACCGCCCGCGACGACGCGAACCGGATGGTGCTCGACTCGCGGCTCAACGACTACGCCCTGCGTGAGGGCGACCTCGGCCACCACGACCGCGCCGGCTACCGCGGGCTCGCCGCTCTCAAGGACCGGCTGGACCTGGAGGACGCGGCCCCCGCGCACAAGCGGCTGTACCTGCTGGGCTTCGACACGTCCAAGGACGGCCGCGCGATCGTCGCCGTCGGCAACCCGGACACGGCCCGGCACACGGCCGTCCAGGTCCCGGGGACGAGCAATCAGCTGGACAACGTGGACGGTCAGATCAACAGGGCCTCCAAGCTGCAGGATGCCGCCGCGGACTGGACGGGTCCCGCGGGGCCCCGCGACATCGCTGTCGTCTCCTGGCTGGACTACAACGCCCCCGAAGCGCGCTTCAACTCGGTCGTGGACCTGGAGCTGAACCTCGGCATCGCCACTCAGGGCCGCGCTCAGGACGGAGCCGAGGATCTGCGCGACTTCACGCACGGTCTGCGGGCCGCGCACGAGGGGGAGCGCAGCCACCTCACCGTGCTGTCCCACAGCTACGGTTCCACGGTCGTCGGTGCGGCAGATTCCGCCGGACGCGGGCTGGACGCCGACGACATGGTGGTCGTGGGAAGCCCGGGCATGGCCGTCGGCCGTGCCGATCAGCTCCACATCGATCCCGAGCACCTGTACGTGGGTACGGCGAAGGACGACTGGGTCTCCAACACCTTCGGTGACACCACGCTCGGCGCGGACCCCAAGGAAGCGGAATTCGGGGCACAGCGCATGTACGTGGACACGACTGGCCACGGCGGGTACTGGGACGACGGCAGCAGAAGTCTGGAGAACCAGGGCCGCATCATCGCCGGCCTCACACCGCGGAACGGGAGCACAGGCTGA
- a CDS encoding HAD family hydrolase, translating into MPVRAVLWDIDDTIFDHTAAAATGMARHLAAEGLPPGHATAGAAVEAWQRLTRRHWARFAAGETDWQGQRRDRAREFLGRPLDDAEADAWFARHVAHYESAWALYPDAVPVLDALAGTYRHAVLSNSAREPQHRKLTVLGVRDRFESLLCAAELGVAKPAPGAFLASCEALGLAAHEVLYVGNEPDIDAAGATAAGLAGVWLDRDDVGGRPELVRITGLDQLPGLLAGDTRFGAPDTFG; encoded by the coding sequence ATGCCCGTCAGAGCCGTCCTCTGGGACATCGACGACACGATCTTCGACCACACGGCGGCCGCCGCCACCGGCATGGCCCGGCATCTCGCGGCGGAGGGACTGCCTCCCGGCCACGCCACGGCCGGCGCGGCGGTCGAGGCGTGGCAGCGGCTCACCCGGCGGCACTGGGCGCGGTTCGCGGCCGGGGAGACGGACTGGCAGGGGCAGCGTCGGGACCGGGCCAGGGAGTTCCTGGGCAGGCCGCTGGACGACGCCGAGGCCGATGCGTGGTTCGCCCGCCACGTGGCCCACTACGAGAGCGCCTGGGCGCTCTACCCGGACGCGGTCCCGGTGCTGGACGCGCTGGCGGGGACGTACCGGCACGCCGTGCTCTCCAACTCGGCCCGCGAGCCGCAGCACCGCAAGCTCACGGTGCTCGGGGTGCGCGACCGGTTCGAATCGCTGCTGTGCGCCGCCGAACTGGGCGTCGCCAAGCCCGCGCCGGGGGCCTTCCTCGCCTCCTGCGAGGCGCTGGGGCTCGCGGCGCACGAGGTGCTGTACGTGGGGAACGAGCCCGACATCGACGCGGCGGGCGCGACGGCCGCCGGTCTCGCCGGCGTGTGGCTGGACCGGGACGACGTGGGCGGGCGGCCCGAACTCGTGCGGATCACCGGGCTCGACCAGCTGCCCGGACTGCTCGCGGGCGATACCCGTTTTGGAGCGCCGGACACCTTCGGGTAA
- the ndgR gene encoding IclR family transcriptional regulator NdgR, translated as MDNSSGVGVLDKAALVLSALESGPATLAGLVGATGLARPTAHRLAVALEHHRMVARDMQGRFILGPRLSELAAAAGEDRLLATAGPVLTHLRDITGESAQLYRRQGDMRICVAAAERLSGLRDTVPVGSTLTMKAGSSAQILMAWEEPERLHRGLQGARFTATALSGVRRRGWAQSIGEREPGVASVSAPVRGPSNRVVAAVSVSGPIERLTRHPGRMHAQAVIDSAARLSEALRRSG; from the coding sequence ATGGACAACTCTAGCGGCGTCGGCGTTCTCGACAAGGCGGCTCTGGTTTTGAGCGCCCTGGAGTCCGGACCGGCCACCCTCGCCGGGCTGGTCGGAGCGACCGGGCTGGCACGACCCACGGCCCACCGGCTGGCCGTGGCACTGGAACACCACCGGATGGTGGCGAGGGACATGCAGGGCCGGTTCATTCTCGGCCCACGGCTCTCCGAGCTGGCGGCGGCCGCGGGCGAGGACCGCCTGCTGGCCACGGCCGGCCCGGTGCTCACCCATCTGCGCGACATCACCGGCGAGAGCGCCCAGCTCTACCGCCGGCAGGGCGACATGCGCATCTGCGTGGCCGCGGCGGAACGGCTGTCCGGCCTGCGGGACACCGTACCGGTCGGCTCCACGCTCACCATGAAGGCCGGTTCCTCCGCGCAGATCCTGATGGCCTGGGAGGAGCCGGAGCGGCTGCACCGCGGCCTCCAGGGCGCCCGTTTCACGGCGACGGCACTCTCCGGCGTACGGCGGCGCGGCTGGGCCCAGTCGATCGGTGAGCGCGAGCCGGGCGTGGCCTCGGTCTCCGCCCCGGTGCGCGGCCCGTCGAACCGGGTGGTCGCCGCCGTCTCGGTCTCCGGGCCGATCGAGCGGCTGACCCGGCATCCGGGCCGGATGCACGCCCAGGCCGTCATCGACTCGGCGGCCCGGCTGAGTGAGGCGCTGCGCCGCAGCGGCTGA
- the leuC gene encoding 3-isopropylmalate dehydratase large subunit, giving the protein MGRTLAEKVWDDHVVRRAEGEPDLLFIDLHLLHEVTSPQAFDGLRQAGRPVRRLDLTIATEDHNTPTLDIDKPIADPVSRAQLETLRKNCAEFGVRLHPLGDVEQGVVHVVGPQLGLTQPGTTVVCGDSHTSTHGAFGALAFGIGTSQVEHVLATQTLPMARPKTMAITVDGELPDGVTAKDLILAIIARIGTGGGQGYILEYRGSAIEKLSMEARMTICNMSIEAGARAGMIAPDQTTFDYLRGRDHAPQGEDWDAAVAYWKTLRTDDDAVFDAEVVIEAAELAPFVTWGTNPGQGAPLSANVPDPASYEDASERNAAEKALEYMGLTAGQPLREISVDTVFVGSCTNGRIEDLRNAAAILDGRKVADGVRMLVVPGSVRVALQAVDEGLDKVFTAAGAEWRHAGCSMCLGMNPDQLAPGERSASTSNRNFEGRQGKGGRTHLVSPQVAAATAVLGRLASPADLSDAPVAAGV; this is encoded by the coding sequence ATGGGTAGGACACTCGCGGAGAAGGTTTGGGACGACCATGTCGTCCGGCGCGCCGAGGGCGAGCCCGACCTCCTCTTCATCGATCTGCACCTGCTGCACGAGGTGACCAGCCCGCAGGCGTTCGACGGTCTGCGCCAGGCCGGGCGCCCGGTGCGGCGCCTCGATCTCACCATCGCCACCGAGGACCACAACACCCCGACCCTCGACATCGACAAGCCGATCGCCGACCCGGTCTCGCGGGCGCAGCTGGAGACGCTGCGCAAGAACTGCGCGGAGTTCGGCGTACGGCTGCACCCGCTGGGTGACGTCGAGCAGGGCGTCGTGCACGTGGTCGGTCCGCAGCTGGGCCTGACCCAGCCCGGCACCACCGTCGTCTGCGGCGACTCCCACACCTCCACGCACGGCGCGTTCGGCGCCCTCGCGTTCGGCATCGGCACCAGCCAGGTCGAGCACGTGCTGGCCACCCAGACGCTGCCGATGGCACGCCCGAAGACGATGGCGATCACCGTCGACGGCGAACTGCCCGACGGCGTCACCGCCAAGGACCTGATCCTGGCGATCATCGCCCGGATCGGCACCGGCGGCGGCCAGGGCTACATCCTCGAATACCGCGGCTCCGCCATCGAGAAGCTCTCGATGGAGGCCCGGATGACCATCTGCAACATGTCGATCGAGGCCGGCGCGCGGGCGGGCATGATCGCCCCCGACCAGACCACCTTCGACTATCTGCGGGGCCGCGACCACGCCCCGCAGGGCGAGGACTGGGACGCCGCCGTCGCGTACTGGAAGACGCTGCGCACCGACGACGACGCGGTCTTCGACGCCGAGGTCGTCATCGAGGCCGCCGAACTGGCGCCGTTCGTCACCTGGGGCACCAACCCCGGCCAGGGCGCACCCCTGTCGGCCAACGTCCCCGACCCCGCTTCGTACGAGGACGCCTCGGAGCGCAACGCCGCCGAAAAGGCCCTGGAGTACATGGGGTTGACCGCGGGACAGCCGCTGCGCGAGATCAGCGTGGACACCGTCTTCGTGGGCTCCTGCACCAACGGCCGCATCGAGGACCTGCGCAACGCCGCCGCGATCCTGGACGGCCGCAAAGTCGCCGACGGCGTACGGATGCTGGTCGTCCCCGGCTCCGTCCGGGTGGCCCTGCAGGCCGTGGACGAGGGCCTGGACAAGGTCTTCACCGCCGCCGGCGCCGAATGGCGGCACGCGGGCTGCTCGATGTGCCTCGGTATGAACCCCGACCAGCTGGCCCCCGGCGAGCGCTCCGCCTCCACCTCGAACCGCAACTTCGAGGGCCGGCAGGGCAAGGGCGGCCGTACCCACCTGGTCTCCCCGCAGGTCGCCGCCGCGACCGCCGTGCTGGGCCGTCTGGCCTCGCCCGCCGACCTGTCCGACGCCCCCGTCGCCGCTGGAGTCTGA